Proteins found in one Micromonospora sp. WMMD1082 genomic segment:
- a CDS encoding glycosyltransferase family 2 protein, with amino-acid sequence MTVVIPTYNRRDLLRETLRNLARQRMPADEFEVVVADDGSSDGSRAVVEEASQQLRIKYHFQPDEGNRVCLARNAGARLAAAPLLVFLDSGVYVGPDFLTEHVAAHAKGERLVVVGYTWGYDFERGTPPGLAEAVAESLPEDVVARFHDSPAFFDARHTAFAKTDFDLGRMVAPWVLLWGLNFSLSADDYWRVDGFDEGIVLWGLDDLEMGFRLFKAGLEFRLSRTAWAVHAPHERAPLADALAGVMVNMRRMMGRFPEPMTELAWNLLNNDDDLLEVDENYRFLIGCIDQARSVDVAAEVAELLPQLPPGRLAVFGAGRRLPAELAGAVTLDFDADAVAELGATYHAIGIRTPLPDHAVDVVVLTSRLAGLWPRWSAEILAEAARVGGSVQLTPALMQKTAAISR; translated from the coding sequence GTGACGGTGGTCATCCCGACCTACAACCGGCGGGACTTGTTGCGTGAGACGCTGCGGAACCTCGCCCGGCAGCGGATGCCGGCCGACGAATTCGAGGTCGTCGTCGCTGACGACGGTTCGTCGGACGGTAGCCGCGCGGTGGTCGAAGAGGCGTCGCAGCAGCTGCGGATCAAATACCACTTCCAGCCGGACGAGGGCAACCGGGTGTGCCTGGCCCGCAACGCCGGCGCCCGGCTGGCCGCCGCGCCGCTGCTGGTTTTTCTCGACAGCGGCGTATACGTCGGGCCGGACTTCTTGACCGAGCACGTCGCGGCCCACGCCAAAGGCGAACGGCTGGTCGTGGTGGGCTACACCTGGGGCTACGACTTTGAAAGGGGAACTCCCCCCGGTCTGGCCGAGGCAGTGGCCGAGTCGCTGCCGGAGGACGTCGTCGCTCGGTTCCACGACTCGCCGGCCTTCTTCGATGCCCGGCACACGGCGTTCGCCAAGACCGACTTCGACCTCGGCCGGATGGTCGCACCGTGGGTCCTGCTCTGGGGGCTCAACTTCTCCCTATCCGCCGACGACTACTGGCGGGTGGACGGCTTCGACGAGGGCATAGTCCTCTGGGGTCTGGACGACCTGGAAATGGGCTTCCGATTGTTCAAGGCCGGCCTCGAATTCCGGCTCAGCCGCACCGCCTGGGCGGTGCACGCACCGCACGAGCGGGCCCCCCTGGCCGACGCCCTGGCCGGTGTCATGGTGAACATGCGCCGGATGATGGGCAGGTTCCCGGAGCCGATGACCGAGCTGGCCTGGAACCTGCTGAACAACGACGATGACCTGCTGGAGGTGGATGAGAACTACCGGTTCCTGATCGGCTGTATCGATCAGGCCCGGTCAGTCGACGTGGCGGCGGAGGTGGCCGAGCTGCTGCCGCAGCTACCACCCGGCCGCCTCGCGGTGTTTGGCGCGGGCCGCCGCCTGCCGGCGGAACTGGCCGGCGCGGTGACCCTGGACTTCGACGCCGACGCTGTGGCCGAGCTCGGTGCCACGTACCACGCCATCGGCATCCGCACCCCGTTGCCCGACCACGCCGTGGATGTCGTGGTCCTGACGTCGCGCCTGGCCGGACTCTGGCCGCGCTGGTCGGCCGAGATCCTGGCGGAGGCCGCCCGAGTCGGCGGATCGGTACAACTCACGCCCGCGTTGATGCAAAAGACGGCCGCCATTTCTCGATAG
- a CDS encoding cyclase family protein, with protein MTQQPATIEDFRALGARLSNWGRWGPDDQRGTTNLITPERLVAAAGLVRRGKVFDLGIPLDENGPQPGGGRINPVHLMSETGAEQVFPGGFRFADDYIFMALQGSSQWDALSHVYYDDRMYNGFPAGGVTVRGTAHCAIDQQSAGIAGRGVLLDIAALKGVDWLESGTVITPEDLDEAAARQGGVEVGPGDILLFRTGWRRKFLRDGDRNAFMAGEPGLGQMCCAWLRDRDVAAVCSDNWAIEVLPGENPDALLTVHMVLIRDMGMTLGEILDFEELAADCENDGVWEFFFAAPPLKVSRAVASPINPLAIK; from the coding sequence ATGACCCAGCAGCCGGCCACGATAGAGGACTTCCGGGCGCTCGGCGCGCGGCTGAGCAACTGGGGCCGCTGGGGCCCCGACGACCAGCGCGGCACCACCAACCTGATCACGCCGGAGCGGCTGGTGGCAGCGGCCGGCCTGGTCCGGCGGGGCAAGGTGTTCGACCTTGGCATCCCGCTCGACGAGAACGGGCCGCAGCCGGGTGGAGGACGGATCAATCCCGTCCACCTGATGTCGGAGACCGGTGCCGAGCAGGTGTTCCCGGGCGGGTTCCGGTTCGCCGACGACTACATCTTCATGGCGCTGCAGGGCTCATCGCAGTGGGACGCGCTGTCGCACGTGTACTACGACGACCGGATGTACAACGGCTTCCCGGCTGGCGGTGTGACCGTCAGAGGCACCGCGCACTGCGCAATCGACCAGCAGAGCGCGGGAATTGCCGGCCGTGGCGTGCTGCTGGACATCGCGGCGCTGAAGGGCGTCGACTGGCTGGAAAGCGGCACCGTCATCACTCCCGAGGATCTCGACGAGGCGGCCGCGCGGCAGGGCGGCGTCGAGGTCGGCCCGGGCGACATCCTGTTGTTCCGCACCGGCTGGCGCCGCAAGTTCCTGCGGGACGGCGACCGGAACGCGTTCATGGCCGGTGAGCCCGGCCTCGGCCAGATGTGCTGCGCCTGGCTGCGCGACCGCGACGTCGCCGCGGTCTGCTCGGACAACTGGGCCATCGAGGTGCTTCCGGGCGAGAACCCTGACGCGCTGCTGACCGTCCACATGGTTCTCATCCGGGACATGGGCATGACGCTCGGGGAGATCCTGGACTTCGAGGAACTCGCGGCCGACTGCGAGAACGACGGTGTCTGGGAGTTCTTCTTCGCGGCACCTCCGCTGAAGGTGAGCCGGGCGGTGGCGTCGCCGATCAACCCGCTGGCGATCAAATAG
- a CDS encoding ABC transporter ATP-binding protein: MTPETRLQTLVRLTRDRLEIARLAGRAGAPMVVTIVLVNLVVGLLPPAFVVASSILLGKVPAAVIAGLGSPEWDDLVTAFLLAAAAFVGQQIIAPVQELLGKLVARRIDGLVSDELMSIATRTAGVGPLEDPGLVEHLRVAARELENWLFSPGEAVAGLLALIGRYTQLAGYAVVVGVVLSWPAAAALAAAVVLQRYGQRGGLRKFAEERFLLDPQELRNDYLREVATAAGSAKEMRVFGLHNFFVDFWRHSFLEWLVLVWEARRRIYLWQFIRVTAVGLVIAGAVFAFAGRAATDVTAGLTLTGFAMVMQAALGALRLGEYWPESDLQTALGMHAYQKVKLFREGVAGYAGQAVRDVAAPPAPPTGAIHFDRVSFHYPGDDRMIFEDLDLTIPIGQCTALVGVNGAGKTTLVKLLARLYEPTSGTIRLDGVDIRSYELHEWRARLGVTFQEFAQFEVSAADNVGFGAVEHLDDRTGIRSAIEAVNLHKMLDTLPRGMETLLARHLVDGADLSGGQWQRIALARALFGLRHGASILVLDEPTASLDVRAEAGFFREFTQLTEGATTLLISHRFSTVRQADRIVVLDGGRVAEQGSHDELMAQDGEYARLFRLQADRFTDETARAA; the protein is encoded by the coding sequence ATGACGCCGGAGACCCGCCTGCAGACCCTGGTCCGGCTGACCCGGGACCGGCTGGAGATCGCCCGGCTGGCCGGTCGCGCCGGCGCCCCGATGGTCGTAACCATCGTGCTGGTCAACCTGGTCGTTGGGCTGTTGCCGCCAGCGTTCGTGGTGGCCTCCTCGATCCTGCTCGGCAAGGTGCCGGCCGCGGTCATCGCCGGCCTGGGATCGCCAGAGTGGGACGACCTGGTGACCGCCTTCCTACTGGCCGCGGCGGCGTTCGTCGGACAGCAGATCATCGCGCCGGTGCAGGAATTGCTCGGCAAGCTCGTGGCGCGGCGCATCGACGGCCTGGTCAGCGACGAGCTGATGTCGATCGCGACCAGGACTGCGGGGGTCGGCCCCTTGGAGGACCCGGGCCTGGTGGAGCACCTTCGGGTGGCCGCCCGGGAGCTGGAGAACTGGCTGTTCAGCCCTGGCGAGGCCGTGGCCGGCCTGCTCGCCCTGATCGGGCGCTACACACAGTTGGCCGGGTATGCCGTGGTGGTCGGCGTGGTGCTGTCGTGGCCCGCTGCGGCGGCGCTGGCCGCTGCCGTGGTGCTGCAGCGTTACGGACAGCGCGGTGGCCTGCGGAAGTTCGCCGAGGAGCGGTTCCTGCTCGACCCGCAGGAGCTGAGGAACGACTACCTGCGTGAGGTGGCCACTGCGGCGGGTTCGGCCAAGGAGATGCGCGTCTTCGGGCTGCACAACTTCTTCGTGGATTTCTGGCGCCACAGCTTCCTCGAATGGCTGGTGCTGGTGTGGGAGGCGCGCCGACGGATCTATCTGTGGCAGTTCATCCGGGTCACGGCTGTTGGCCTGGTCATTGCCGGCGCGGTGTTCGCCTTCGCGGGCCGGGCCGCGACGGATGTGACGGCCGGGCTGACCCTGACCGGGTTCGCGATGGTCATGCAGGCGGCACTCGGCGCGCTGCGGCTCGGCGAGTACTGGCCGGAGTCGGACCTGCAGACCGCCCTCGGCATGCACGCCTACCAGAAGGTCAAGCTCTTCCGCGAGGGCGTCGCCGGGTACGCCGGGCAGGCTGTGCGGGACGTCGCGGCGCCGCCCGCCCCGCCGACCGGGGCGATCCACTTCGACCGGGTGAGCTTCCACTATCCGGGCGACGACCGGATGATCTTCGAAGACCTGGACCTCACCATCCCGATTGGCCAGTGTACGGCCCTGGTCGGCGTGAACGGCGCCGGCAAGACCACCCTGGTCAAGCTGCTCGCCCGATTGTACGAGCCGACCTCCGGCACGATCCGGCTGGACGGCGTCGACATCCGCTCATACGAGCTGCACGAGTGGCGGGCCCGGCTCGGGGTCACCTTCCAGGAGTTCGCCCAGTTCGAGGTGTCGGCCGCCGACAACGTCGGCTTCGGCGCGGTGGAGCACCTGGACGACCGGACCGGGATCCGGTCCGCGATCGAGGCGGTGAACCTACACAAGATGCTCGACACGCTGCCGCGTGGCATGGAGACCTTGTTGGCCCGGCACCTCGTGGACGGCGCCGACCTGTCTGGGGGGCAGTGGCAGCGGATCGCGTTGGCTCGGGCGCTGTTCGGCCTGCGCCACGGCGCCTCGATCCTGGTGCTTGACGAGCCCACAGCCAGCCTGGACGTCCGCGCCGAGGCCGGCTTCTTCCGGGAGTTCACCCAGCTCACGGAGGGTGCCACAACGTTGTTGATCTCGCACCGGTTCTCCACCGTGCGGCAGGCCGATCGAATCGTGGTACTCGACGGCGGTCGGGTGGCTGAGCAGGGCAGCCACGACGAGCTGATGGCCCAGGACGGCGAGTACGCACGACTGTTCCGGTTGCAGGCCGACCGGTTCACCGACGAGACGGCGAGGGCGGCATGA
- a CDS encoding RNA polymerase sigma factor produces MGRPTILGPEDQEVIVRAFREESGRVVAALIRLTGDWDLAEDCTQDAFVEALRTWPESGVPRRPGAWLMTVARNRAYDRLRRATTESSKLRELAALAVDTGSDDPDDAGAEIQDDRLRLMFTCCHPALPLEARVALTLRTLAGLTTAEIARAFLLPVPTMAKRLVRAKRKIANAAIPFRVPPPNLLPERTSGVLAVLYLLFNEGYASSGGAELARDGLCMDAIRLTRALVGLLPGEPEAAGLLALMLLQHSRRRARVDADGDLITLEDQDRSLWDRVEIDEAIGLLDGLGSQRIGPFQVQAAIAACHAEVSCAADTDWARIVALYGRLAELTPSPVVELNRAVAVAMVDGPEAALRLVDDLDASGQLRDYHLLPALRADLLRRLGRRGDAAASYRRALGLTGNGAERRYLSRRMDEMTGAGTGAWTPGP; encoded by the coding sequence ATGGGGCGGCCGACCATCTTGGGCCCGGAGGACCAGGAGGTCATCGTCCGTGCGTTCCGGGAGGAGTCGGGACGAGTCGTCGCGGCGCTGATCCGGCTGACCGGTGACTGGGACCTGGCCGAGGACTGCACCCAGGACGCCTTTGTGGAGGCGCTGCGTACCTGGCCCGAATCCGGGGTGCCGCGCCGTCCTGGCGCCTGGCTCATGACGGTGGCCCGCAACCGGGCCTACGACCGGTTGCGGCGCGCCACCACGGAGAGCAGCAAGCTGCGGGAGCTCGCCGCCCTGGCCGTTGACACCGGCTCGGACGACCCCGACGACGCGGGGGCAGAGATCCAGGACGACCGTCTTCGCCTCATGTTCACCTGCTGCCATCCGGCGCTGCCACTGGAGGCTAGGGTGGCGCTCACCCTGCGTACTTTGGCGGGCCTGACGACCGCGGAGATCGCCCGCGCGTTCCTGCTGCCCGTGCCGACCATGGCCAAGCGCCTGGTCCGTGCGAAGCGGAAGATTGCCAACGCGGCGATACCCTTCCGGGTGCCGCCGCCGAACCTGCTGCCGGAGCGTACGTCTGGGGTGCTGGCGGTGCTCTACCTGTTGTTCAACGAGGGCTACGCGTCGTCCGGCGGCGCGGAGCTGGCCCGTGACGGGCTGTGCATGGACGCGATCCGGCTGACCCGGGCGCTGGTCGGGTTGTTGCCCGGCGAGCCCGAGGCGGCCGGGCTGCTCGCGCTCATGCTCTTGCAGCACTCCCGGCGCCGCGCGCGGGTTGACGCCGACGGTGACCTGATCACCCTGGAGGACCAGGACCGTTCGCTCTGGGACCGGGTGGAGATCGACGAGGCGATCGGCCTACTAGATGGGCTGGGCAGCCAGCGGATCGGCCCATTCCAGGTCCAGGCCGCCATCGCGGCCTGTCACGCCGAGGTGTCCTGCGCCGCGGACACCGACTGGGCGCGGATAGTCGCCCTGTACGGACGCCTCGCAGAGCTGACCCCCTCACCGGTGGTGGAGCTGAACCGGGCGGTCGCGGTAGCCATGGTCGATGGCCCAGAGGCGGCCCTGCGGCTGGTCGATGACCTGGACGCCTCCGGCCAGCTGCGCGACTATCACTTGTTGCCGGCGCTGCGCGCCGACCTACTGCGCCGCCTCGGCCGCCGGGGAGACGCCGCCGCGAGTTACCGGCGTGCGCTCGGGCTCACCGGCAATGGGGCTGAGCGCCGTTACCTGAGCCGTCGGATGGACGAGATGACCGGCGCCGGGACGGGGGCGTGGACGCCGGGCCCCTGA
- a CDS encoding YciI family protein, whose amino-acid sequence MKYLMLVCVDESLVLPPEDVAVSDCPGEWAEVAGRNVWLSGSQLQGVSDATTVRVRDSEVLIADGPFTETKEQIAGFDIIECADLDEAIEVASKHPVARHGVLELRPFRQG is encoded by the coding sequence ATGAAATATCTCATGCTGGTCTGTGTCGACGAGTCGCTGGTCCTGCCGCCGGAGGATGTGGCGGTATCCGATTGTCCCGGGGAGTGGGCGGAGGTGGCCGGACGCAACGTCTGGCTGTCCGGCAGTCAGCTGCAGGGGGTAAGCGATGCCACCACGGTACGGGTCCGCGACAGCGAGGTGCTGATAGCGGACGGCCCGTTCACCGAGACCAAGGAGCAGATCGCCGGCTTCGACATTATCGAGTGTGCCGACCTCGACGAGGCGATCGAGGTGGCGTCCAAGCACCCGGTCGCCCGGCACGGCGTGCTGGAGCTGCGGCCCTTCCGGCAGGGGTGA
- a CDS encoding VOC family protein, translated as MSTPRLGSILLGSADPERLRTWYIEAFEPLQQPSGFLDFDGFDVLVDSRDDVATTTVEPGRVILNFEVTDARRAAAHLDGMGVSWVAPLEERKDGLFGTLLDPDGNYVQIIELNAEYLAAVRGGSGMLAGSVAFNGFSVDDIPRAQEFYRDTLGIPVTEEHGMLHLHVGGNREILVYPKPNHEPATYTMLNFPVDDIDAAVAWLRERGVEMEKFDGVDDDGVFRKGGPLIAWFRDPAGNIMSVIKE; from the coding sequence GTGTCAACGCCACGACTCGGCAGCATTCTGCTCGGTTCGGCCGACCCGGAACGGCTGCGCACCTGGTACATCGAGGCGTTCGAACCGCTGCAGCAACCGTCCGGCTTTCTCGACTTCGACGGGTTCGACGTGCTCGTGGACAGTCGCGACGACGTCGCAACGACGACGGTAGAACCCGGGCGCGTCATCCTCAACTTCGAGGTCACGGATGCCCGCAGGGCGGCCGCACACCTCGACGGTATGGGCGTGTCCTGGGTCGCGCCGCTGGAGGAGCGTAAGGACGGCCTGTTCGGCACACTGCTGGACCCGGACGGCAACTACGTGCAGATCATCGAGCTCAACGCGGAGTACCTCGCCGCCGTCCGCGGTGGCTCCGGGATGCTCGCGGGTTCGGTGGCGTTCAACGGGTTCTCGGTGGACGACATCCCCCGCGCGCAGGAGTTCTACCGCGACACGCTCGGGATCCCGGTGACCGAGGAGCACGGCATGCTGCACCTGCATGTCGGCGGCAACCGGGAAATCCTGGTATACCCCAAGCCGAACCACGAGCCAGCCACCTACACGATGCTCAACTTCCCGGTCGATGACATCGACGCGGCGGTGGCGTGGCTGCGCGAGCGCGGCGTGGAGATGGAGAAGTTCGACGGCGTCGACGACGACGGCGTATTCCGGAAGGGCGGGCCGCTGATCGCCTGGTTCCGTGACCCGGCCGGCAACATCATGTCGGTCATCAAGGAGTGA
- a CDS encoding ABC transporter ATP-binding protein, translating into MRTTLSGSWRLLAMAWRANRRKTIAATGLMVAGTVSGPLLALVLGMMTDAVISGQAGAAVWYGVAMAVLAIVSLTFAHFSYIFYQELAELAELEVVRDLILLTNGSEGIEHQERAEYADELTVLHRESRGLIGALESLFGMLGLTLAVIFTAILLAGLNPILLLLPLAAVPPLICGRWAESRINRAKTETAEPTRIALNLFRLSTSARFAGELRVFRLRDELRRRRLREWERASRGLVRSYGMASVVRTLGQVMFGLAYVGAVLLVVREAITGRSTIGDVVLVIVLATQVNQQVTVAVTLLANLQRMGSLLRRLDSVRNLVAVDHPVPVDQEPPARLTTGIELRDVDFTYPGTSEAVLSGVSLSLPAGASVAIVGENGAGKTTLVKLLCGLYRPTSGQILVDGTDLRRIPAESWRRHLSAAFQDFVRFELLAGQVVGLGDVTRMGDDGAVTDALDRAQGSDVLERLQHGLHTQLGKSYTEGAELSGGQWQKLALGRALMRETPLLLVLDEPTSALDPLAEHRLFESYARQAAQLRASTGAITLFVSHRFSTVRMADLIIVLRDGRVVEAGSHDELMRRGELYADLFSLQAQAYR; encoded by the coding sequence ATGAGGACGACGTTGAGCGGGTCCTGGCGGCTGCTGGCGATGGCCTGGCGGGCGAACCGCCGCAAGACCATCGCGGCGACGGGCCTGATGGTGGCCGGTACCGTGAGCGGCCCGCTGCTGGCTCTGGTGCTGGGAATGATGACCGACGCGGTCATCTCCGGACAGGCCGGCGCGGCCGTCTGGTACGGCGTCGCGATGGCGGTCCTGGCCATCGTGAGCCTTACCTTTGCGCACTTCTCGTACATCTTCTACCAAGAACTGGCCGAACTGGCCGAGCTCGAAGTGGTGCGGGATCTGATCCTGCTCACCAACGGCTCCGAGGGGATCGAACACCAGGAACGCGCCGAGTACGCCGACGAACTGACGGTGCTGCACCGGGAGAGCCGTGGGCTGATCGGTGCACTGGAGTCGCTGTTCGGGATGCTAGGCCTGACCCTGGCCGTGATATTCACCGCGATCCTGCTGGCCGGCCTGAACCCGATTCTGCTGCTACTGCCGCTCGCGGCGGTGCCGCCGCTGATCTGCGGGCGCTGGGCCGAGTCGCGGATCAACCGGGCCAAGACCGAAACCGCCGAGCCGACCCGGATCGCCCTCAACCTGTTCCGGCTGTCCACCTCGGCCCGGTTCGCCGGCGAGCTGCGGGTCTTCCGGCTCCGCGACGAGCTGCGCCGGCGGCGCCTGCGGGAATGGGAGCGGGCGAGCCGGGGGCTGGTCCGTTCGTACGGGATGGCCTCCGTGGTCCGGACCCTCGGGCAGGTGATGTTCGGCCTGGCCTACGTCGGCGCGGTGTTGCTGGTCGTGCGGGAGGCTATCACCGGCCGCAGCACGATCGGCGACGTGGTCCTCGTCATCGTTCTCGCCACCCAGGTCAACCAGCAGGTCACCGTGGCGGTCACGCTGCTCGCCAACCTGCAGCGGATGGGCAGCTTGCTGCGCCGCCTGGATTCCGTGCGGAACCTGGTCGCGGTCGACCACCCGGTGCCGGTCGACCAGGAGCCGCCGGCTCGGCTGACCACCGGGATCGAGCTCCGGGACGTGGACTTCACCTATCCGGGCACCAGCGAAGCGGTGCTGAGCGGCGTGTCGCTGAGCCTGCCGGCCGGGGCCAGCGTGGCCATCGTCGGCGAGAACGGCGCCGGCAAGACCACCCTGGTCAAGCTGCTCTGCGGCCTGTACCGGCCGACCAGCGGGCAGATTCTGGTCGATGGCACCGACCTGCGCCGGATTCCGGCCGAGTCATGGCGCAGGCATCTGTCGGCGGCCTTCCAGGACTTCGTCCGCTTCGAACTGCTCGCGGGTCAGGTGGTCGGTCTCGGCGACGTGACCCGGATGGGAGACGACGGCGCGGTCACCGACGCGCTGGATCGGGCGCAGGGCAGCGACGTCCTGGAGCGGCTGCAGCACGGACTGCACACCCAGCTTGGCAAGAGCTACACCGAGGGTGCCGAGCTCTCCGGTGGTCAGTGGCAGAAGCTCGCGCTGGGCCGGGCGCTTATGCGCGAGACGCCGTTGTTGCTGGTGCTCGACGAGCCCACGTCGGCCCTGGATCCGCTGGCCGAGCATCGGTTGTTCGAGTCGTACGCCCGGCAGGCCGCGCAGCTGAGGGCCAGTACCGGGGCCATCACCCTGTTCGTCTCGCACCGCTTCTCGACGGTGCGCATGGCGGATCTGATCATCGTATTGCGCGACGGCCGGGTGGTCGAGGCCGGCAGTCACGATGAGCTGATGCGACGCGGCGAGCTTTACGCCGATCTGTTCAGCCTTCAGGCCCAGGCCTACCGGTAG
- a CDS encoding AAA family ATPase: MREFDVIGEHTADTARLLERTLFEVKRVIVGQDRLVERLLTALLARGHCLLEGVPGVAKTLAAETLATAVGGSFSRIQFTPDLVPSDILGTRIYRASKETFDVELGPVMANLVLADEINRAPAKVQSALLEVMAEGHVSLGGRTYPVPTPFLVLATQNPIESEGVYQLPEAQRDRFLMKIVVDYPTDDEELGILYRMGSSTPAARPVLDPARLVALQARAREVFVHHALAEYVVRLVLATRDPRRFELPDVAAQLAYGASPRATLGLVAAARALALLRGRDYVLPADVREIAEDVLAHRLVLSFDAVADDVDPGELVRRVVEAVPPPKIAPSQEDQGPGLGTAA, translated from the coding sequence ATACGCGAGTTCGACGTCATCGGCGAACACACCGCCGATACGGCACGACTGCTGGAACGGACCCTGTTCGAGGTCAAGCGGGTCATCGTCGGCCAGGACCGGCTGGTGGAGCGGCTACTGACCGCGCTGCTCGCCCGGGGGCACTGCCTGCTGGAAGGGGTGCCCGGCGTCGCCAAGACCCTCGCGGCGGAGACCCTGGCCACGGCGGTGGGCGGCAGCTTCTCCCGGATCCAGTTCACCCCCGACCTGGTGCCCTCGGACATCCTCGGCACCCGGATCTACCGGGCCTCCAAGGAGACCTTCGACGTCGAACTCGGGCCGGTGATGGCCAACCTGGTCCTCGCTGACGAGATCAACCGGGCCCCGGCCAAGGTGCAGTCGGCGCTGCTGGAGGTGATGGCCGAGGGCCACGTCTCGCTCGGCGGGCGCACGTACCCGGTGCCGACGCCGTTCCTGGTGCTGGCGACCCAGAACCCGATCGAGTCCGAGGGGGTCTACCAGCTGCCCGAGGCCCAGCGGGACCGGTTCCTGATGAAGATCGTCGTCGACTATCCCACCGACGACGAGGAACTGGGCATCCTCTACCGGATGGGCAGCAGCACACCGGCCGCCCGACCGGTGCTCGACCCGGCCCGGCTGGTGGCGTTGCAGGCCCGCGCCCGGGAGGTCTTCGTGCACCACGCCCTGGCCGAGTACGTCGTACGGCTGGTGCTGGCCACCCGGGATCCGCGCCGGTTCGAGCTGCCGGACGTGGCGGCGCAGCTGGCGTACGGTGCCAGTCCCCGCGCCACGCTCGGCCTGGTCGCCGCGGCTCGGGCGCTGGCCCTGCTGCGTGGCCGCGACTACGTGCTCCCGGCCGACGTGCGGGAGATCGCCGAGGACGTGCTGGCCCACCGGCTGGTGCTCTCCTTCGACGCGGTCGCCGACGACGTCGACCCGGGCGAGCTGGTGCGGCGGGTCGTCGAGGCGGTGCCGCCACCGAAGATCGCCCCCTCACAGGAGGACCAGGGGCCGGGGCTGGGAACGGCGGCATGA
- a CDS encoding epoxide hydrolase family protein: MQPFRVQIPEVQLKDLSRRLAEARWPEKLPDVGWERGVPTSYLKNLVNFWRTDFDWRAVEACLNGYPQYTADFDGTTIYFMHVRSPEPGATPMIMTHGWPGSVVEFLDVIGPLTDPRAHGGDPADAFHLVMPSLPGFGFSGPNPNVGWNNLRTAQAWAELMRRLGYDRYLAQAADFGTGVSLTLAGVDEEHVAGVHLNTLPTPPSGDPGELDNLDDEDRTRLARSARFVRELAGSMKLQATRPHTVAYALTDSPIGQLAWIVEKYKDWTDSASVPEDAVNRDRLLAIASIYWFTGTAGSSAQFYYEIAENLPINVSTGRYPAIKAPLGVAVFPHAPFVPIRRFADRDFPSIVHWNEFDRGGNFAALEEPDLFIEDVRAFRRLIKE; the protein is encoded by the coding sequence ATGCAGCCGTTTCGCGTACAAATACCCGAGGTGCAGCTGAAGGATCTCAGTCGCCGGTTGGCTGAGGCCCGTTGGCCGGAGAAGCTGCCAGACGTCGGCTGGGAGCGCGGCGTGCCGACGAGCTACCTCAAGAACCTGGTCAATTTCTGGCGCACCGACTTCGACTGGCGTGCCGTCGAGGCCTGCTTGAACGGTTACCCCCAGTACACCGCCGACTTCGACGGTACGACCATCTACTTCATGCACGTGCGTTCGCCTGAGCCGGGCGCGACGCCGATGATCATGACGCACGGCTGGCCCGGCTCGGTCGTGGAATTCCTAGACGTCATCGGACCGCTGACCGATCCCCGGGCCCACGGCGGCGACCCGGCGGACGCCTTCCACCTCGTGATGCCCTCGTTGCCTGGGTTCGGCTTCTCCGGGCCCAACCCGAACGTCGGCTGGAACAACCTGCGCACAGCCCAGGCGTGGGCGGAGCTGATGCGCCGGCTCGGATACGACCGCTACCTGGCTCAGGCCGCCGACTTCGGCACCGGTGTGTCGCTCACTCTCGCCGGCGTTGACGAGGAGCACGTGGCCGGGGTGCACCTCAACACGCTGCCTACCCCGCCCAGCGGCGATCCGGGCGAGCTCGACAACCTCGACGACGAGGACCGGACCCGGCTGGCGCGGTCGGCCCGGTTCGTCCGGGAGCTCGCCGGATCGATGAAGCTCCAGGCGACCCGGCCGCACACGGTGGCGTACGCGCTGACCGACTCGCCGATCGGGCAGCTTGCCTGGATCGTCGAGAAGTACAAGGACTGGACGGACTCGGCGAGCGTTCCGGAGGACGCGGTGAACCGCGACCGCCTCCTAGCCATCGCGAGCATCTACTGGTTCACCGGTACGGCTGGCTCCTCCGCCCAGTTTTACTACGAGATCGCCGAGAACCTGCCGATCAACGTGTCCACGGGCCGGTACCCGGCGATCAAGGCGCCGCTCGGTGTGGCGGTGTTCCCACACGCACCGTTCGTGCCGATCCGGCGCTTCGCCGATCGGGACTTCCCGTCGATCGTGCACTGGAACGAGTTCGACCGGGGCGGCAACTTCGCCGCCCTGGAGGAGCCGGACCTGTTCATCGAGGACGTCCGGGCGTTCCGCCGACTGATCAAGGAATGA